The following proteins are encoded in a genomic region of Streptococcus equi subsp. equi:
- the cah gene encoding acetyl xylan esterase 1 yields the protein MIETMSLEEMMSYRGRHEVPKDFDHFWETCIKENQAASYQLDQKDFGLDFADCYELRFKGSNGSTIYAKCVFPKAKQLVPVVFYFHGYQGQYTAS from the coding sequence ATGATAGAAACCATGTCACTTGAAGAGATGATGTCCTACAGGGGGCGTCACGAGGTGCCCAAGGATTTTGATCATTTTTGGGAGACCTGTATCAAGGAAAATCAAGCTGCCTCTTATCAGCTTGATCAAAAGGATTTTGGCCTTGATTTTGCTGATTGCTATGAGTTGCGCTTCAAAGGGAGTAATGGCTCAACGATCTATGCCAAATGTGTCTTTCCAAAAGCCAAGCAGCTAGTCCCAGTTGTCTTTTATTTTCATGGCTACCAGGGTCAGTACACAGCTAGCTAG
- a CDS encoding Protein yiaL, which translates to MLYDVLENIRRYKGIHRHLDVAIDFLLTRDLRSLTDGKHVILEDKVVLFIQHNCLNKEDNALFEYHKRYADLHLLVEGNERVRYGLGYKQEAVSFDEASDIGFVTCERTYDLDLGNDCFCYFFPNEAHQPNGFNDDGDAVTKCLIKVLMED; encoded by the coding sequence ATGCTCTATGATGTCTTGGAAAACATTCGTCGCTACAAGGGTATCCATCGGCATTTAGATGTGGCCATTGACTTTTTATTGACAAGAGATTTAAGGTCACTCACAGATGGCAAGCATGTGATTTTAGAGGATAAGGTGGTTCTCTTTATTCAGCATAATTGTCTCAATAAAGAGGATAATGCCTTGTTTGAATACCATAAGCGCTATGCCGATTTGCATCTACTAGTCGAGGGGAATGAGCGAGTACGCTATGGCTTAGGCTACAAGCAGGAGGCTGTTAGCTTTGATGAGGCATCAGACATCGGCTTTGTGACCTGCGAGAGGACTTATGACTTGGACTTGGGAAATGATTGTTTTTGCTATTTCTTTCCCAATGAAGCTCATCAGCCTAATGGCTTTAACGACGATGGTGATGCGGTCACAAAATGCTTGATTAAGGTGTTGATGGAAGATTAA
- a CDS encoding ribonuclease M5, whose translation MTEKLKIQEVIVVEGKDDTANLQRFYDVDTYETKGSAITDEDLERIDRLNKLRGVIVFTDPDYHGERIRKLIMRAVPTARHAFLRRHEAKPRSKSKGRSLGVEHASFEDLQKALSQVTQSFDDESYFDISQTDLIRLGLLLAADSRKRREYLGEVLRIGYSNGKQLLKRLKLFGITLSEVEDVMTSYQTEQ comes from the coding sequence TTGACTGAGAAGCTTAAAATTCAAGAGGTTATTGTGGTAGAGGGGAAGGACGATACCGCTAATTTACAGCGCTTCTATGATGTCGATACCTATGAAACAAAGGGCTCTGCCATCACTGATGAGGACTTAGAACGCATTGATCGGCTTAACAAGCTGCGTGGTGTGATTGTCTTTACGGATCCAGATTATCATGGCGAGAGGATTCGCAAACTGATTATGAGAGCTGTCCCAACAGCTCGTCATGCCTTTTTACGTCGACATGAGGCTAAGCCAAGGTCCAAAAGTAAGGGACGTTCCTTAGGTGTGGAGCACGCTAGCTTTGAGGACCTGCAAAAGGCTCTGTCTCAGGTTACCCAGTCTTTTGATGACGAGAGTTATTTTGATATTAGTCAGACAGATTTGATTCGTCTAGGGCTTTTATTGGCAGCTGATAGCCGCAAGCGCAGAGAGTATCTAGGAGAAGTCCTTCGTATCGGCTATTCCAACGGAAAGCAGCTCCTAAAGCGCCTAAAGCTATTTGGCATTACCCTATCAGAGGTTGAGGACGTGATGACCTCCTATCAGACTGAGCAATAG
- a CDS encoding membrane protein, with amino-acid sequence MSSKKRKLMQSIFSLDSKWLRASATIFDLIVLNLLFVLSCLPVVTIGIAKMALYASLRDYRQGDIGSVVGVYGSYLRRFAKRGLQLGILEVLLTSFILVDLYLIQAQVSLFFQLFKISCIAILFVAIMVFCMLIL; translated from the coding sequence ATGAGCAGCAAAAAAAGAAAGCTAATGCAGTCCATTTTTAGCTTGGATAGCAAATGGCTGAGGGCTAGTGCTACTATCTTTGACCTTATCGTGCTCAATTTGCTTTTTGTGCTGTCTTGCTTGCCTGTGGTAACGATTGGCATTGCCAAAATGGCCTTGTATGCTAGTCTGCGAGATTACCGGCAAGGGGATATCGGCTCTGTTGTAGGCGTCTACGGCTCTTATCTACGGCGGTTTGCCAAGAGAGGCCTTCAATTAGGGATCCTAGAAGTGCTCTTGACGAGCTTTATCTTGGTTGACCTTTATCTCATTCAGGCTCAGGTGTCGCTTTTCTTTCAACTATTTAAGATTAGCTGTATAGCGATATTATTTGTGGCTATTATGGTCTTTTGTATGCTTATCCTTTAG
- the bglK_1 gene encoding ROK family protein yields the protein MKRYLAIDIGGTAIKYGLMTETADILEKHEIATEAHKGGPAILDKVKDLVATYQEAGLAGVAISSAGMVDPDKGEIFYAGPQIPNYAGTQFKRVIEETFGIPCDVENDVNCAGLAEAISGSAKDCPVALCLTIGTGIGGCLLIDSQVFHGSSYSACEVGYIHLPDGAFQDLASTTALVRDVARRHGDAVSDWNGRRIFEEAKAGNHHCIAAIDQLVDYLAQGLANICYVANPNAIVLGGGIMAQKDYLQDKILAALNNYLVPSIAEKTQLRFASHENNAGMIGAYYHFKHKEQV from the coding sequence ATGAAGCGTTATCTTGCTATTGATATTGGCGGTACAGCCATCAAATATGGCCTTATGACAGAGACAGCAGACATACTGGAAAAGCATGAAATCGCCACTGAGGCTCATAAGGGCGGTCCTGCTATTTTAGACAAGGTCAAGGACCTGGTTGCGACCTATCAGGAGGCTGGACTAGCTGGTGTTGCGATTTCTTCAGCTGGCATGGTGGATCCTGATAAGGGCGAAATCTTTTACGCAGGGCCACAAATTCCGAACTACGCAGGCACGCAGTTTAAAAGGGTGATTGAAGAAACCTTTGGTATTCCCTGTGATGTTGAAAATGATGTCAATTGTGCCGGTCTAGCAGAGGCTATTTCTGGCAGTGCTAAGGATTGCCCTGTAGCCCTTTGCTTAACCATCGGTACAGGAATTGGCGGCTGCCTGCTGATTGATTCGCAGGTTTTTCATGGCAGCAGCTACTCTGCCTGTGAGGTAGGCTATATCCATTTGCCGGACGGTGCGTTTCAGGATTTGGCCTCCACAACAGCTCTTGTTAGAGATGTTGCTAGACGTCATGGAGATGCTGTTAGCGATTGGAATGGTCGTCGTATTTTTGAAGAGGCTAAGGCAGGTAACCACCATTGTATAGCAGCCATTGACCAGTTAGTTGACTATCTAGCTCAAGGGCTTGCCAATATCTGCTATGTTGCTAATCCAAATGCTATTGTCTTAGGCGGTGGCATTATGGCTCAAAAGGACTATTTGCAGGATAAAATCCTAGCTGCCCTCAATAATTATCTGGTACCTAGCATCGCAGAAAAAACCCAGCTTCGATTTGCCAGCCATGAAAACAATGCTGGTATGATTGGGGCTTACTACCATTTCAAGCATAAGGAGCAAGTCTAA
- the nanA_1 gene encoding N-acetylneuraminate lyase produces the protein MKTLTKYQGIIPAFYACYDAEGNISPERVRALTQYYIDKGVQGLYVNGSSGECIYQSVADRKLVLEHVMAVAKGKLTIINHVACNNTKDSIELAQHAEALGVDAIAAIPPIYFRLPEHAVAAYWNAISAAAPNTDFVIYNIPQLAGIALTPSLYQEMLKNERVIGVKNSSMPVQDIQTFCAIGGDDHLVFNGPDEQFLGGRLMGASAGIGGTYGAMPELFLRLNQLIKDKDLETAKALQYAINDIIGLLVSAHGNMYGVIKEVLRINERLDIGSVRSPLPELTENDLVICQQAAALIKQTKEQFCS, from the coding sequence ATGAAAACTTTAACCAAATATCAAGGGATTATCCCTGCCTTTTATGCCTGCTACGATGCTGAGGGCAACATCAGTCCAGAGCGTGTTCGTGCTTTGACACAATATTATATTGATAAGGGTGTCCAAGGGCTTTATGTCAATGGCTCATCAGGCGAGTGCATTTACCAAAGCGTTGCAGACCGTAAGTTGGTCTTAGAGCATGTGATGGCAGTAGCCAAGGGCAAGCTAACCATTATCAATCACGTTGCCTGCAACAATACCAAGGACAGCATTGAGCTGGCTCAGCATGCTGAGGCCTTGGGGGTTGACGCTATTGCAGCGATTCCACCGATTTATTTCCGTTTGCCAGAGCATGCTGTGGCTGCTTACTGGAATGCAATTTCAGCTGCTGCTCCAAATACTGATTTTGTGATTTACAATATTCCTCAATTGGCTGGTATTGCCTTGACCCCAAGCCTCTATCAGGAAATGCTCAAAAATGAGCGTGTCATAGGTGTCAAAAACTCCTCCATGCCTGTTCAGGATATTCAAACATTTTGTGCTATCGGAGGTGATGATCACCTTGTCTTTAATGGACCGGACGAGCAATTTTTAGGGGGTCGTCTCATGGGGGCCTCCGCTGGAATTGGCGGTACCTATGGAGCGATGCCAGAGCTTTTCTTACGCTTAAATCAATTGATCAAGGACAAGGACCTAGAGACTGCTAAGGCCTTGCAGTACGCTATCAATGATATTATTGGGTTATTGGTTTCTGCCCATGGCAATATGTATGGTGTTATCAAGGAAGTGCTGCGCATTAATGAGAGGCTGGATATTGGCTCTGTTCGTTCTCCTTTGCCAGAGTTAACCGAAAATGATTTGGTGATCTGTCAGCAGGCTGCAGCCTTGATTAAGCAGACCAAGGAACAATTTTGCTCTTAA
- the ugpA_1 gene encoding N-acetylneuraminate transport system permease has product MNVNKLKMRETLVSYAFLAPVLVFFVVFVLVPMIMGFVTSFFNYTMTDFTFVGLDNYVRMFQDPVFIKSLINTLIIVVGSVPIVVFFSLFVATKTYNKHVISRSFYRAVFFLPVVTGSVAVTVVWKWIYDPMSGILNYVLKYGHVIEQNISWLGDKHWALLAIIVILLTTSVGQPIILYIAAMGNIDNSLVEAARVDGATELQVFWKIKWPSLLPTTLYITVITTINSFQCFALIQLLTSGGPNYSTSTLMYYLYEKAFKLSEYGYANTMGVFLAILISLISFAQFKFLGNDVEY; this is encoded by the coding sequence GTGAACGTCAATAAGTTAAAAATGAGAGAGACACTCGTTTCATATGCTTTTTTGGCCCCGGTCTTGGTTTTCTTTGTGGTATTTGTTTTAGTACCAATGATTATGGGCTTTGTTACTAGCTTTTTTAATTATACGATGACAGACTTTACCTTTGTCGGGCTTGATAACTATGTGAGAATGTTTCAGGATCCTGTGTTTATAAAGTCTTTGATTAATACCCTTATTATTGTAGTTGGTTCAGTACCAATTGTTGTTTTCTTTTCATTATTTGTAGCGACAAAAACCTACAATAAGCATGTGATTTCACGTTCGTTTTACCGGGCGGTTTTCTTCCTGCCAGTTGTGACAGGTAGTGTTGCGGTAACAGTTGTTTGGAAATGGATCTATGATCCTATGTCAGGTATTTTGAACTATGTGCTAAAGTATGGGCATGTTATTGAGCAAAATATTAGCTGGCTTGGGGACAAGCATTGGGCCTTGCTGGCTATTATTGTGATTTTATTAACAACCTCTGTTGGGCAGCCTATTATTCTTTATATTGCTGCGATGGGAAATATTGACAATTCCTTAGTGGAGGCAGCTCGTGTTGACGGTGCGACTGAATTGCAGGTCTTTTGGAAAATAAAATGGCCAAGTCTATTGCCAACCACTCTCTATATCACGGTCATCACAACGATCAATTCTTTCCAATGCTTTGCCTTGATTCAGCTGTTGACCTCTGGTGGTCCAAACTATTCAACCAGCACCCTGATGTACTATCTTTACGAAAAAGCCTTCAAGCTATCGGAATACGGCTATGCTAACACGATGGGGGTTTTCTTGGCTATCTTGATTTCACTGATCAGCTTTGCCCAATTCAAATTCTTGGGTAATGATGTGGAATATTAA
- the ycjP_1 gene encoding N-acetylneuraminate transport system permease — MRKKKLTASDILTTAILCLLTILFIFPFYWIMTGAFKSQPDTIVVPPQWWPKAPTVENFKALIIQNPALKWLWNSIYISVATMLLVCGTSSLAGYALAKKRFYGQRLLFSIFIAAMALPKQVVLVPLVRIVNFMGIHDTLAAVILPLVGWPFGVFLMKQFSENIPTELLESAKIDGCGEIRTFFNVAFPIIKPGFAALAIFTFINTWNDYFMQLVMLTSRDHLTISLGVATMQAEMATNYGLIMAGAALAAVPIVTVFLVFQKSFTQGITMGAVKG; from the coding sequence ATGAGGAAAAAGAAATTAACAGCATCAGATATCCTAACAACAGCCATTCTATGTTTATTAACAATATTATTTATTTTCCCCTTTTATTGGATCATGACAGGAGCCTTTAAATCCCAGCCGGATACTATTGTTGTCCCACCACAATGGTGGCCAAAGGCACCTACTGTTGAAAATTTTAAGGCCTTGATTATTCAAAATCCGGCTCTTAAATGGCTCTGGAACAGTATCTATATTTCTGTTGCCACCATGCTTTTGGTTTGTGGCACCTCTTCCTTGGCAGGCTATGCTTTAGCAAAAAAACGGTTTTATGGGCAACGTTTGTTGTTTTCAATCTTTATTGCTGCTATGGCTCTGCCTAAGCAGGTCGTCTTGGTGCCATTGGTTCGTATTGTGAATTTTATGGGCATCCACGATACGCTAGCAGCAGTTATTTTGCCTTTGGTGGGCTGGCCTTTTGGGGTATTCCTGATGAAGCAATTTTCAGAAAACATACCAACAGAGCTGCTGGAGTCTGCCAAAATTGATGGCTGTGGTGAGATTAGAACCTTCTTTAACGTTGCTTTTCCAATCATTAAGCCAGGTTTTGCTGCCTTAGCGATCTTTACCTTTATTAATACCTGGAATGACTACTTTATGCAGCTAGTAATGCTAACATCAAGAGATCATTTGACAATATCCTTGGGGGTAGCCACTATGCAGGCTGAGATGGCAACAAACTATGGTTTGATCATGGCTGGTGCAGCTCTTGCCGCAGTTCCGATTGTTACAGTCTTTCTTGTGTTCCAAAAATCCTTTACCCAAGGTATCACCATGGGAGCTGTCAAAGGTTAG
- the murR gene encoding transcription regulator, translating into MIHNHRLISKMEAALDSMTSLEKSIAQFFMETDLKVEELTASDMIKRLHVSQAALTRFAKKCGFTGYREFIFECQKSREAMDQKAPNLQNYNTKKVLMNYRELIEKATELINEKQLQDIAQWIENAERIYFYGKGSSALAAKEFKLRLMRLGVICEALDDTDSFTWVNSSITDKCLVIGFSLSAQTASVLEALQTAGTRGAKTVLLTTQTDEIPYQLDEIVHIATARHLNYGNRISPQFPMLFVTDIIYAYFLEINKEGKTKIFQETIINPSDK; encoded by the coding sequence ATGATACACAATCACCGTTTAATCAGCAAAATGGAAGCTGCACTAGACAGCATGACGAGCTTAGAAAAAAGCATCGCTCAATTTTTTATGGAAACAGACCTAAAGGTCGAAGAGCTAACAGCTTCAGACATGATTAAAAGGCTTCATGTCTCACAGGCAGCCTTGACACGCTTTGCCAAAAAATGTGGCTTTACCGGTTATCGCGAATTTATCTTTGAATGCCAAAAAAGTCGCGAGGCAATGGATCAAAAGGCACCCAACCTGCAAAATTACAACACTAAAAAGGTCCTTATGAACTACCGTGAATTGATCGAAAAGGCTACCGAGCTGATCAATGAAAAGCAGCTACAAGACATTGCGCAATGGATTGAAAATGCTGAGCGGATTTATTTTTACGGTAAGGGCAGCTCAGCTCTTGCCGCCAAAGAATTCAAGCTCCGTCTGATGCGACTTGGTGTTATTTGCGAGGCCTTAGATGACACTGATAGCTTCACCTGGGTTAACAGCAGCATTACAGACAAATGCTTGGTTATTGGTTTTTCGCTCTCTGCTCAAACAGCGTCCGTCTTAGAGGCTTTGCAGACCGCTGGGACACGCGGTGCCAAGACAGTGCTGCTCACAACCCAGACCGATGAAATCCCTTACCAGCTTGACGAAATTGTGCATATCGCTACTGCTCGTCACCTTAACTATGGCAATCGTATCTCCCCACAATTTCCAATGCTCTTTGTAACGGATATTATCTACGCTTATTTTTTAGAAATCAACAAGGAAGGCAAAACAAAAATTTTCCAAGAGACGATTATCAATCCTTCAGATAAATAG
- the ycfH gene encoding TatD related DNase, which yields MIEIFDTHTHLNVDHFSGKEEEELALAKEFGVSYHNVVGFDQETIDQALTLADAYREVYATIGWHPTEAGSYTQAVEDSLIACLKHPKVVALGEIGLDYYWMEDPKEVQIEVFKRQLQLAKDHDLPFVVHTRDALEDTYQVLKEAGVGPRGGIMHSYSGSLEMAQRFVDLGMLISFSGVVTFKKAVDVQEAARHLPLDKLLVETDAPYLAPVPKRGRENHTAYTRYVVEKIAELRGLSVEEIAAATTANAKRVFRID from the coding sequence ATGATAGAAATTTTTGATACCCATACGCATTTGAATGTGGATCATTTTAGTGGTAAAGAGGAAGAGGAATTAGCACTTGCTAAGGAGTTTGGGGTTAGCTACCATAATGTCGTTGGCTTTGATCAGGAGACTATTGATCAAGCCCTTACCTTAGCTGATGCTTATAGGGAGGTCTATGCAACGATTGGCTGGCACCCGACTGAGGCTGGCTCTTACACACAGGCGGTTGAAGATAGTCTGATTGCTTGCTTGAAGCACCCAAAGGTTGTTGCCTTAGGAGAGATTGGCTTGGATTACTATTGGATGGAGGACCCCAAGGAGGTACAGATAGAGGTCTTTAAGCGGCAGCTACAGCTTGCTAAGGACCATGACCTCCCCTTTGTGGTGCATACGCGTGATGCCCTTGAGGATACCTATCAGGTCTTAAAGGAGGCTGGAGTGGGTCCTAGAGGTGGTATCATGCATTCTTACTCAGGATCACTTGAGATGGCTCAACGATTTGTAGATCTGGGTATGCTGATTTCCTTTTCAGGGGTTGTCACCTTTAAAAAGGCGGTTGATGTTCAGGAAGCAGCAAGACACCTGCCGCTGGATAAGCTCTTGGTGGAAACAGATGCCCCCTACCTCGCCCCAGTACCAAAGAGAGGACGTGAAAACCATACCGCCTATACGCGTTATGTTGTTGAGAAAATCGCGGAGCTACGTGGTTTATCAGTAGAAGAGATAGCTGCAGCAACGACTGCCAATGCAAAGAGGGTGTTTAGAATTGACTGA